In the Thermoleophilaceae bacterium genome, ACCTCGTCTCGCTGGCACTGCTCTGCTGGTCGTTCTCGCTGCCGTTCCAGGGCGCGAGCCTGCTCTACTCACGCACCTTCTTCAGCCTCCAGAAGCCCTGGCTCAACACGTCGCTCGCGGGAATCAACCTGCTCGTGAACGCCACCTTCTCGGCCATCTTCTACTACCCGTGGGGCATCACCGGGGTGGTGCTCGGGTCGGTGGCGGGAACCTTTGCGATGGCCGTGTCCCAAGCGCTGGTCCTGCGCAGGGACCTCCACGGAATCGACGGCTACGAGACCGTGCGCACGGTCGCCCGCATCGTCCTGGCCACCATCGCGATGGGGCTCACGAGCTACTTCGTCTGGTGGATGTTCGACGTCGGGCTCGGCCGCTCGCTGATAGCGCAGATCATCAGTCTGGGCGCCGGAATCGGCGCGGGGATCCTCGTCTACGCGGGCGCCGTTACCCGGATGAATGTGCCGGAGGCCCACCAGATCCGGCGGCTATTGCTGAACCGAGCAGGGCTCTAGCATCAGGTAAGTGAGCCGTCCCGCAGCAAACATCCGCAACTTCTCGATCATCGCCCACATCGACCATGGGAAGTCGACGCTGGCCGACCGCATCCTCGAGATGACCGGGGCCGTGGACCCGCGCAAGCACCGGCCGCAGGTGCTCGACAGGATGGAGCTCGAGCGCGAGCGCGGCATCACGATCAAGGCCCAGGCGGTGCGCGTGGAGTACACGGCGCACGATGGCGAGACCTATCGCCTGCACCTGATCGACACGCCCGGGCACGTGGACTTCACCTACGAGGTGTCGCGCTCTCTCGCGGCATGCGACGGCGCGCTGCTCGTGGTGGACGCGGCGCAGGGGGTGGAGGCGCAGACGCTCGCCAACACCTACCTCGCCGTGGACGCCGGGCTCGAGCTGATCCCCGCGCTCAACAAGATCGACCTGCCGGGCGCCGAGCCCGAGCGCGTGGCCGGCGAGATCCACGAGCTGCTGGGCGAGGATCCCGACGAGGTGATCCGCCTCTCGGCGAAGACAGGCGAGGGCGTGGAGGACCTGCTCGAGGCAATCGTCCAGAAGATCCCGCCGCCAGACGGCGACGCCGACGCCCCCGCCCGCGCGCTCATCTTCGACTCCGAGTTCGACCAGTACCGCGGCGTGATCGCCTACGTGCGTGTGGTCGACGGCGAGCTGCGCAAGAGCGACCCGATCCTCGCGATGCAGACGGGCACGCAGGCCGACATCGACGACATCGGCTTCTTCTCACCCGAGATGCAGCCGGTGGACGGGCTTCGCGCCGGCGAGGTGGGCTACGTGATCACGGGCGTGAAGGACGTGTCGCAGCTGCGCGTGGGCGACACGCTCACCACGCGCGCGCGTCCCGCTTCCGAGCCGCTGCCGGGCTACCGCGAGGTCAAGCCGATGGTGTTCTGCGGCCTCTTCCCGGTGGACACCGACCAGTTCGAGGACCTGCGCGACGCCCTCGAGAAGCTGGCGCTGAACGACGCCGCGCTGTCGTACGAGCCCGAGACGAGCCAGGCGCTCGGCTTCGGCTTCCGCTGCGGCTTCCTCGGCCTGCTCCACATGGACATCGTGCGCGAGCGCCTCGAGCGCGAGTACGACCTGGAGCTGCTCGCCACCACGCCGAACGTGGAGTACGAGGTGACGATGACGAACGGTGACGTGGTGGCGGTGCACTCGCCGTCGGACATGCCGGACCGCGGGCTGATCGAGGAGATCCGCGAGCCGTACATCCGCGCGTCGATCCTCTGCCCGAAGGACGCCGTGGGTCCGGTGATGGAGCTGTGCCAGGAGCGGCGCGGAACCCACGTGGACATGAGCTTCCTCTCACCGCAGCGCGTGCAGATCCAGTACGACCTGCCGCTGGCCGAGATCGTGCTCGACTTCTTCGACCAGCTCAAGTCGCGGACCAAGGGCTACGCGTCGCTCGACTACGACCTGATCGGCATGCGCCCGTCCGACCTCGTGAAGCTCGACATCCTGCTTGCCGGCGACATGGTGGACGCGCTCTCAATGGTGGTCCACAAGGACAAGGCCTACAACGCGGGGCGCGCGATGACCGAGCGCCTGCGCAAGCAGATCCCGCGCCAGCAGTTCGAGGTGGCGATCCAGGCGTCGATCGGCTCGAACATCATCGCCCGCGAATCCGTGAAGGCGGTGCGCAAGGACGTGATCGCCAAGTGCTACGGCGGCGACATCACGCGTAAGCGCAAGCTGCTCGAGAAGCAGAAGGCGGGCAAGAAGCGCATGAAGCAGGTGGGCCGAATCGAGGTGCCCCAGGAGGCCTTCCTGTCCGTGCTGTCGATCGGCGACAGCGGCAGCAACGGCAAGAACTAGCGCGCTTCGAGCACGCGCACGGGCAGCCCGCGCTTCGGGCTGAGCGTGGGCATCATGCGGATGCTCAGCTCGTAGTCCGGGTCGAGCTCGAGCCGGAAGCGCTGAAGCAGCATCGCCGCCATCGTCTTGATCTCGAGCTGGCCGAAGCGCATGCCGATGCAGGTGCGCGAACCGCCGCCGAAGGGCACGTACGCGCCCTTCGGCAGCGCGGCCTTGCGCTCCGGAGTGAAGCGCTGCGGGTCGAACCGGTCAGGGTCCGGGAACACCGACGGGATGCGGTGGCTCGCCCACGAGCAGTAGTTCACGAGTGCGCCCGACGGCACGGCGGTGCCGGCGAACTCGAAGCTCTCGACAGACCGCCGCGGCCCGACCCACGCGGGCGGGTACATGCGCAACGTCTCGTCCATGACCATCTCGAGCTCCGGCATCGCGGTGACGAGCTCCTCGGCCGTGGGATCGCGGCCGGTGAGCACGCTGTCGACCTCCGCGGTCGCCCGCGCAAGTGCCTCCGGCGCTCGGAGGAGCTCGTAGAAGAGGAAGGTGACCGTGGAGGTGGTGGTGTCGTGGCCGGCGAACAGCAGCGTGATCAGGTGGTCGCGCACCTCGCGGTCGGACAGCGGCTCGCCGGCGTCGTCGGTGGCCTCGAGCAGCACGCTCATCAGGTCCTCGCGCCGCTCACCGCTCGCGCGTCGGCGCCCGATCTCCTCGTAGATGAGGAAGTCCAGCCGCCGGCGGTGCTTCTGCATGTGGTTGAACGGCGAGAAGGGGCCGCGCATGACCTGCAGCAGGTAGTCGCGCCCCCAGAAGGCGAGCGCCTCCTCGAACTCGTCGGCGGCGTGGAGATCCTCGCCGCGGTCGGGGTCGAAGCCGAGCAGCGCGCG is a window encoding:
- the lepA gene encoding translation elongation factor 4; this encodes MSRPAANIRNFSIIAHIDHGKSTLADRILEMTGAVDPRKHRPQVLDRMELERERGITIKAQAVRVEYTAHDGETYRLHLIDTPGHVDFTYEVSRSLAACDGALLVVDAAQGVEAQTLANTYLAVDAGLELIPALNKIDLPGAEPERVAGEIHELLGEDPDEVIRLSAKTGEGVEDLLEAIVQKIPPPDGDADAPARALIFDSEFDQYRGVIAYVRVVDGELRKSDPILAMQTGTQADIDDIGFFSPEMQPVDGLRAGEVGYVITGVKDVSQLRVGDTLTTRARPASEPLPGYREVKPMVFCGLFPVDTDQFEDLRDALEKLALNDAALSYEPETSQALGFGFRCGFLGLLHMDIVRERLEREYDLELLATTPNVEYEVTMTNGDVVAVHSPSDMPDRGLIEEIREPYIRASILCPKDAVGPVMELCQERRGTHVDMSFLSPQRVQIQYDLPLAEIVLDFFDQLKSRTKGYASLDYDLIGMRPSDLVKLDILLAGDMVDALSMVVHKDKAYNAGRAMTERLRKQIPRQQFEVAIQASIGSNIIARESVKAVRKDVIAKCYGGDITRKRKLLEKQKAGKKRMKQVGRIEVPQEAFLSVLSIGDSGSNGKN
- a CDS encoding cytochrome P450, giving the protein MSASLVPAPTTNPLRRIAFDIGTERAARSSGIPFPPGLMSFSLPRTRRFSQDPLPILLDCYERFGPVFSLRILHSPVVFMLGPEANHYLTVSNASKFRWRDGSMGDLIPLLGDGLLTIDGPYHRQSRKVMLPSFHRERVAQTAGTMVEEIGHALESWRPGQTIDLYHRTRALALRIAMRALLGFDPDRGEDLHAADEFEEALAFWGRDYLLQVMRGPFSPFNHMQKHRRRLDFLIYEEIGRRRASGERREDLMSVLLEATDDAGEPLSDREVRDHLITLLFAGHDTTTSTVTFLFYELLRAPEALARATAEVDSVLTGRDPTAEELVTAMPELEMVMDETLRMYPPAWVGPRRSVESFEFAGTAVPSGALVNYCSWASHRIPSVFPDPDRFDPQRFTPERKAALPKGAYVPFGGGSRTCIGMRFGQLEIKTMAAMLLQRFRLELDPDYELSIRMMPTLSPKRGLPVRVLEAR